The proteins below come from a single Mucilaginibacter mali genomic window:
- a CDS encoding MarC family protein produces the protein MLAFDPKQILSVTMILFAIIDILGAIPIIIDLRQRVGHIESEKASIAVLVLMVIFLFVGEELLNVIGLDIPSFAIAGSLVIFIIAMEMILGIKVFKEEVSSTASIVPLAFPLIAGAGTMTTLLSLKSQYQTPNIIVGIVLNTMFVYLVLKNVKYLERLFGQTGISILRKAFGIILLAIAIKLFRNNTHL, from the coding sequence ATGTTAGCCTTCGACCCTAAGCAGATCCTATCTGTTACCATGATCTTGTTCGCCATCATCGATATTTTAGGTGCTATACCTATCATTATCGACCTGCGGCAGCGTGTAGGCCATATCGAATCGGAAAAGGCATCGATAGCTGTATTGGTACTGATGGTGATCTTCTTGTTTGTAGGCGAGGAATTGCTGAACGTGATCGGGCTGGATATCCCCTCGTTCGCTATCGCCGGTTCGCTGGTGATATTTATTATCGCTATGGAGATGATATTGGGGATAAAAGTATTTAAGGAAGAGGTATCATCAACGGCGTCTATCGTTCCGCTTGCTTTCCCGCTGATAGCCGGAGCGGGCACCATGACCACGCTGCTGTCGCTTAAATCGCAATATCAAACACCCAATATTATTGTTGGTATTGTATTAAACACCATGTTTGTTTACCTGGTATTAAAAAATGTGAAGTACCTGGAAAGGTTATTCGGCCAAACCGGCATCAGCATATTGCGTAAAGCCTTTGGTATTATCCTGCTGGCTATAGCCATAAAGTTGTTCAGGAATAATACGCATTTGTAA
- a CDS encoding amino acid permease, giving the protein MKVFVKKSIEQLTASAEGEGTLKRTLGAGSLIALGIGAIIGAGLFVRTAAAAGEHAGAAVTLSFIVAAIGCAFAGLCYAEFASIIPIAGSAYTYAYATMGELVAWVIGWALILEYALGAATVSISWSEYANKLLGGKIPYEWCHSPMESILVNGQSVHGIANLPALAILAILSLLLIKGTQESALVNGIIVFIKVAIVLVFIAIGWQFINPANHTPYIIPATQPDIKLPDGSTYSYAPFFNHGWGGILSGAGVVFFAFIGFDAVSTAAQEAKNPSRDMPIGILGSLVVCTILYILFSWVLTGVAPFTDFMKSGKEASVAYAISTYMHGYGWLSTMVTIAILAGFSSVILVMLMGQSRVFYTMSNDGLLPKIFSDLHPKFRTPYKSNMILFVFVGAFAAFVPGSVAGDLTSIGTLFAFILVCIGVIILRYTNPTLKRPFKTPLVPIVPILGALICGGMIYGLPKETLLSAFGWMVLGLLIYFGYSRKNSKLGNIGDVLPTASDFEKQ; this is encoded by the coding sequence ATGAAGGTATTTGTAAAAAAATCTATTGAACAATTAACGGCCTCGGCAGAAGGTGAAGGCACGCTGAAGCGAACGCTTGGCGCGGGCAGCCTTATTGCTTTAGGTATTGGCGCTATTATTGGCGCGGGCCTGTTCGTACGGACGGCCGCCGCTGCCGGTGAGCACGCCGGTGCCGCGGTAACCTTATCGTTTATTGTAGCGGCTATTGGTTGTGCGTTCGCAGGCCTTTGCTATGCTGAATTTGCTTCAATCATCCCAATTGCCGGCAGCGCGTACACTTACGCCTACGCCACCATGGGCGAACTTGTTGCCTGGGTAATTGGCTGGGCGCTGATATTGGAATACGCCTTAGGGGCCGCAACGGTTTCCATTAGCTGGAGCGAGTATGCCAATAAGCTCCTCGGGGGGAAAATACCCTACGAGTGGTGCCACTCGCCAATGGAATCTATCCTGGTAAATGGCCAAAGCGTACATGGTATCGCTAACTTACCTGCACTTGCTATCCTTGCAATACTTTCATTATTATTAATAAAAGGCACACAGGAATCAGCTTTGGTGAACGGTATTATCGTATTCATCAAAGTTGCTATCGTATTGGTATTTATCGCTATCGGCTGGCAATTTATTAACCCTGCCAACCACACGCCATATATCATCCCCGCTACTCAGCCTGATATTAAATTACCGGACGGTTCTACTTATTCGTATGCGCCTTTCTTCAATCATGGTTGGGGTGGTATCCTCAGTGGTGCCGGTGTAGTTTTCTTCGCATTTATCGGTTTCGATGCTGTATCAACAGCCGCGCAGGAAGCTAAAAACCCAAGCAGGGATATGCCAATTGGTATCCTTGGTTCGTTGGTGGTTTGTACTATCCTGTATATCCTGTTCTCGTGGGTATTAACTGGTGTTGCACCGTTCACCGATTTCATGAAGTCGGGTAAAGAAGCATCGGTAGCTTACGCGATCAGCACTTATATGCACGGTTACGGCTGGTTATCAACCATGGTTACTATCGCTATTTTGGCAGGTTTCTCTTCAGTTATCCTGGTGATGCTGATGGGCCAGTCGCGCGTATTCTACACCATGTCTAACGATGGCCTGTTGCCAAAGATCTTCAGCGATCTGCACCCTAAATTCCGCACGCCATACAAAAGCAATATGATCTTGTTCGTATTTGTTGGCGCCTTCGCGGCATTTGTCCCAGGCAGTGTTGCAGGCGATCTGACCTCGATAGGTACTCTGTTTGCCTTTATCCTGGTGTGTATCGGCGTCATTATATTACGCTATACCAATCCAACACTCAAACGTCCATTTAAAACCCCGCTGGTACCCATTGTACCAATTTTAGGTGCACTTATATGTGGTGGTATGATCTATGGCTTACCAAAAGAAACCCTTCTTAGTGCTTTTGGCTGGATGGTTCTTGGTTTGTTGATCTATTTTGGTTACAGCCGCAAGAACAGTAAACTGGGTAATATTGGCGATGTATTGCCAACCGCGTCAGATTTTGAGAAACAATAA
- the rpmA gene encoding 50S ribosomal protein L27: MAHKKGAGSSRNGRESHSKRLGIKIFGGQPAIAGNIIVRQRGTQHNPGLNVGIGKDHTLFALAEGIVTFKKKADNRSYVSVLPVEAAPVAEVAAPAPKAKTAAKAAPVAKAAPVAEAAPVAEEAAEAPAKKAPKAKAKPAEETEEAAPAE, translated from the coding sequence ATGGCACACAAAAAAGGGGCCGGTAGTTCACGCAACGGTCGCGAGTCGCACAGTAAACGTTTAGGTATCAAGATATTTGGTGGTCAGCCTGCAATTGCCGGTAACATCATCGTTCGTCAGCGTGGTACCCAACACAACCCGGGCCTGAATGTAGGCATCGGTAAAGATCATACCCTGTTCGCTTTAGCTGAAGGTATCGTAACCTTCAAAAAGAAAGCAGATAACCGCTCTTATGTATCGGTATTACCTGTTGAAGCTGCACCGGTTGCTGAAGTAGCAGCACCTGCACCAAAAGCTAAAACAGCAGCTAAGGCTGCCCCGGTTGCTAAGGCTGCCCCGGTTGCTGAAGCTGCACCAGTTGCAGAAGAAGCTGCTGAAGCACCAGCTAAAAAAGCACCTAAAGCTAAGGCAAAACCAGCCGAAGAAACTGAAGAAGCAGCACCTGCTGAGTAA
- the rplU gene encoding 50S ribosomal protein L21, with translation MYAIVSIAGQQFKVAKDQQIFVHRLQGDEGANIEFDNVLLAENEGKFKLGADLKGAKVSAKIVSHLKGDKVIVFKKKRRKGYKKKNGHRQQFTKIEITGISL, from the coding sequence ATGTACGCAATAGTAAGTATAGCCGGCCAGCAATTTAAAGTTGCTAAAGACCAGCAGATCTTTGTGCACCGCTTACAAGGAGATGAGGGCGCTAATATTGAATTTGACAACGTGTTATTAGCTGAAAACGAAGGCAAATTTAAATTAGGTGCAGACCTGAAAGGCGCTAAAGTATCGGCTAAGATCGTGTCGCATTTAAAAGGTGATAAAGTGATCGTTTTCAAAAAGAAACGTCGTAAAGGCTACAAAAAGAAAAACGGCCACCGTCAGCAGTTCACCAAGATCGAGATCACTGGTATCTCTTTATAA
- a CDS encoding dicarboxylate/amino acid:cation symporter, translating into MLKNKLTLFIFIALVVGVITGYLYNLNVIDQYNKKISTADANIKAIDTKLVEMKDTTVAEFKTLKTQRVAEVKVKKENDGIREDKLEGFTILSDIFLRLIKMIVAPLVFTTLVVGVAKVGDIKAVGRIGGKTLLWFLSATLVSLLLGMLLVNMFKPGITMHIPLPDSHLGTEIKKSALSLKDFISHVVPRSFTESMANNEILQIVIFSMFFGVATAAIGKQGEIVVKAMDAIAHVILKITGYVMKLAPIAVFGAITAVVAKQGLGILSTYAIFIGEFYFSLILLWLVIVFAGFMVLKGRTFKLVNNIKDAMLVAFSTSTSEAAYPRVLIELEKFGCNNKIVSFVLPLGYSFNLDGSMMYMTFASIFLAQSYGVHLSIGQEVSMLLVLMLTSKGIAGVPRASLVVIAGTIAMFGIPEAGLGLLIGIDPLLDMGRSATNVLGNAMATAVVSKWEGELGEEKEMEIDM; encoded by the coding sequence ATGCTAAAAAACAAACTCACACTTTTTATTTTCATCGCATTGGTAGTTGGTGTAATTACCGGCTATCTGTACAACCTTAACGTAATAGACCAGTACAACAAAAAAATAAGTACGGCCGATGCCAACATCAAAGCCATAGACACCAAACTGGTGGAGATGAAAGATACTACCGTTGCCGAATTCAAGACCCTGAAAACGCAACGCGTAGCCGAAGTAAAGGTAAAAAAGGAGAACGACGGCATCCGCGAGGACAAGTTGGAAGGTTTCACTATTCTAAGCGATATTTTCCTTCGCCTCATCAAAATGATCGTAGCTCCGCTGGTGTTCACTACCCTTGTGGTAGGCGTAGCCAAGGTGGGCGATATTAAGGCGGTGGGCCGTATTGGCGGCAAAACGCTGCTTTGGTTTTTAAGTGCTACGCTGGTATCGCTGCTACTGGGTATGCTGCTGGTGAATATGTTTAAGCCGGGAATTACCATGCACATCCCGCTGCCGGATAGCCATTTGGGTACCGAAATTAAAAAGTCGGCCCTTTCATTAAAGGATTTTATCAGCCACGTAGTGCCGCGCAGCTTTACCGAATCGATGGCGAATAACGAGATCCTGCAAATCGTGATCTTCTCGATGTTCTTCGGGGTGGCTACCGCCGCCATTGGCAAGCAAGGCGAAATTGTGGTGAAAGCCATGGATGCTATCGCCCACGTTATCCTGAAAATTACCGGCTACGTGATGAAACTTGCCCCAATCGCCGTGTTTGGCGCTATTACGGCTGTTGTGGCTAAACAGGGTTTGGGCATCCTTTCAACTTATGCCATTTTCATCGGCGAGTTTTATTTTTCGCTGATATTGCTTTGGCTGGTGATCGTATTCGCCGGCTTTATGGTGCTGAAGGGCCGTACCTTTAAACTGGTGAATAATATAAAAGATGCTATGCTGGTGGCTTTCAGCACCTCGACAAGCGAGGCCGCTTACCCGCGCGTGCTGATTGAACTGGAGAAATTTGGCTGTAATAATAAGATAGTAAGCTTTGTACTGCCGCTGGGCTACTCGTTTAACCTGGATGGTTCGATGATGTATATGACCTTCGCGTCTATCTTCCTGGCGCAATCGTACGGGGTGCATCTATCCATTGGTCAGGAAGTCTCCATGCTACTGGTGCTGATGTTAACCAGTAAAGGTATTGCCGGCGTGCCGCGCGCGTCGCTGGTGGTTATAGCCGGTACCATCGCCATGTTTGGTATCCCGGAGGCTGGCTTAGGTTTATTGATTGGTATTGATCCGCTGCTGGATATGGGCCGGTCGGCTACCAACGTGCTGGGTAATGCCATGGCTACCGCGGTAGTAAGTAAATGGGAGGGCGAACTGGGCGAGGAAAAGGAAATGGAGATAGATATGTAG
- a CDS encoding DUF4291 domain-containing protein — translation MKLVLHSYRQSLSALPQSGQHILAHQTDTHLLVYQAYKPAIANYAIKHQTLGGTDFSMNRMSWIKPNFLWMMYRCGWAGKENQERVLAIWITKESFEQILAQAAFSSFAQGNYSTHDEWKNELATKEIRLQWDPDHDPHGNKLERRAIQLGLKGDVLKAFTQQIAFIEDITDFVKQQKILLDDDRLDELTVPVETVFRPRDESLNMKLGIA, via the coding sequence ATGAAACTTGTTTTACATTCTTACAGACAAAGTTTATCAGCGCTGCCGCAAAGCGGGCAGCATATTTTAGCTCACCAAACCGATACCCATTTACTGGTTTACCAGGCCTACAAGCCAGCTATTGCCAATTACGCGATTAAGCATCAAACGCTGGGCGGGACAGATTTTAGCATGAACCGCATGTCGTGGATAAAGCCTAATTTTTTGTGGATGATGTACCGCTGCGGCTGGGCCGGAAAGGAAAACCAGGAGCGCGTTTTAGCAATTTGGATAACGAAGGAAAGCTTCGAACAAATATTAGCGCAAGCCGCGTTCTCATCCTTTGCGCAGGGGAATTATAGCACCCACGACGAATGGAAGAACGAACTTGCCACAAAAGAAATACGCTTGCAATGGGACCCTGACCACGACCCGCATGGCAATAAACTGGAGCGCCGCGCTATTCAACTGGGTTTAAAGGGCGATGTTTTAAAAGCGTTTACACAGCAGATCGCGTTTATTGAGGATATCACCGATTTTGTAAAGCAGCAGAAAATTCTGCTTGATGACGATCGTTTAGATGAATTGACGGTTCCGGTTGAAACTGTGTTCAGGCCAAGGGACGAAAGTTTGAATATGAAACTCGGTATAGCATAA
- a CDS encoding 2'-5' RNA ligase family protein gives MTGYTDYLMLLAPSDAIRYDIDRYKRASARVIGNYDGLTSPAHISINHQHRCKPFVARHAISQMAGKLGLLTPHELYISNFKYFTHGDTGMTIYACVVMDERTQRWFKGLQGSMRIIQKPIVPHITVVRNIHPDKFKLLWPKFEQCKFKASFVADRLMVLERETYNPNARWQKFKEFKFGEQLMEY, from the coding sequence ATGACCGGATACACTGATTACTTAATGCTACTTGCCCCGTCCGACGCGATCAGGTACGATATCGACCGTTATAAGCGTGCCTCGGCCCGGGTGATCGGAAATTACGATGGACTGACCTCGCCGGCACATATCAGCATTAACCATCAGCACCGCTGCAAGCCTTTTGTGGCGCGGCATGCCATTAGTCAGATGGCGGGTAAACTGGGACTGCTTACGCCGCATGAACTGTACATCAGCAATTTTAAATACTTTACCCATGGCGATACCGGCATGACCATTTACGCCTGCGTGGTGATGGATGAGCGTACCCAGCGCTGGTTTAAAGGCTTGCAGGGTAGTATGCGTATCATTCAAAAACCTATTGTTCCGCATATTACGGTAGTGCGCAATATCCATCCCGATAAATTTAAATTGTTATGGCCAAAGTTTGAGCAGTGCAAATTTAAAGCCAGTTTTGTGGCCGACCGACTGATGGTTTTGGAACGCGAAACCTACAACCCCAACGCCCGCTGGCAAAAATTTAAGGAGTTTAAGTTTGGGGAGCAGTTGATGGAGTATTAA